The Flavobacteriales bacterium DNA segment CTTTAAAGCTCATTCCCATAAAATGCCTCATTTTTACAATTTCCAATTGATCTTCAGGCAACAACTCTACTAAATCTCTAACATCTTGAAAAACTTGCTCCAACACCATATCATCTTCTATGGTTCCCTCCTCTAAATTTAAGATATCAAAAATATTAAAATCCTCATCCTCTTTAGGTTTTCTTTGGGCTACAAAAGTCATTTTGGAAGATTTTCGGAAATGATCGATAATTAAATTATGTGTAATTCTCATGACCCAAGGCAAAAACTTCCCCTCATCATTATATTTTCCTTTCTTAAGTGTTAGAATAA contains these protein-coding regions:
- a CDS encoding sigma-70 family RNA polymerase sigma factor — its product is MLLTKISDAELVSKYIQGDEKAFEVLLTRHQSRVFSYILMMVKNDELANDIFQDAFTKVILTLKKGKYNDEGKFLPWVMRITHNLIIDHFRKSSKMTFVAQRKPKEDEDFNIFDILNLEEGTIEDDMVLEQVFQDVRDLVELLPEDQLEIVKMRHFMGMSFKDIAEAKDISINTALGRMRYALINLRKLVKEKNLELTLA